A window from Lachnoanaerobaculum umeaense encodes these proteins:
- a CDS encoding TM1266 family iron-only hydrogenase system putative regulator: MDNRVALMAIIVEDRDSVKELNDLLHEYGDYIIGRMGIPYHKRGINVLSVALDAPNNVISSLSGKIGKLSGVSIKTAYSNVGNANG; the protein is encoded by the coding sequence ATGGATAACAGAGTAGCATTGATGGCAATAATTGTTGAGGACAGAGATTCTGTAAAAGAACTCAATGATTTATTGCATGAGTACGGAGATTATATTATCGGAAGAATGGGTATACCATATCACAAAAGAGGTATAAATGTGTTGTCAGTGGCTCTTGACGCACCAAATAATGTAATTTCAAGTCTGTCCGGTAAAATAGGGAAATTGTCAGGAGTAAGCATAAAAACCGCCTATTCAAATGTGGGTAATGCCAATGGCTAA